The genome window ttagtgtttgggtaattgccaggttcttgtggcctggtatggcctctgttggaatcaggatcctgggcttgatggacccttgctctgacccagcatggcaagttcttatgttctctgtatCTGCTGGCATTTATTAAATTACCATGTTTATCGATGGGGAGGGGGCAGTTTCCTGGAGAAAGGGCTGCAGAGAAATCTCTGCAGGATGTTGCATAGCCCAAACATTGTCCTCGGGCCATTCAAGAAGGTCTGGTGCTCACTCTatgcataataaaatatatattgccATACAAAAGTATTTGACCTAACAAGTCAGCAgctggtgtggattacaaatgttTATGCCAGACAGGATggttattgcaaaccagtatatTCAAAGTAAATTTTTATTTCTCTGCATGTTctgtaaaataaaaggaaaaactgGAAAATGCTGCTTGGATAAGTATTCAgccccttcagactagtactgGTCGAACccccttttgctgcaataaccgGTTGAAGTCTGCTAAGCTGAGTTTCTATCAgctttgcccattcttcctggtaCATTTGCTCCAGCTTGTTTGGGTTACGTGGATGAAACTTTGGcctgcaattttcaaacagtgccACAGCTTCTTGCTTGGATTGGGATGTGGCCTTATTTCgttgtgttgctttggccttgtgctggGGATCATTGGCCTGCTGAAAGGGTTTTTAGCAGAGTGAAGCAGGTTGTCTCGCAGAACCGCCCTGAACGTTGCATCATCCAGCCCGCACCATGCTGCCGCCCACCCCCCTTCTTTACTGTGTGGATGGGCACAGAGCATTTTGAGTTTTGTCCAGAAAGCTCCATTTTTCTCAGCTGACCACTAATCCTTCTCCCACACTTTAGCTGGTGCTCCGAttctacctccccctccccaatacaGAGCTCCTGCTGTGGCTGACTGATGCACCTCCACTCCAGCCTCAGCCCCTTCAAAGTTATTGTTGGCCTCTGTGGCTTCTTGCTCGGACGTTGAGGTTTGCGGGACGGCCTTGCCAGGCAGTGTCCGGGTGGTAGGATGCAGCTTCCATGGCCTCGGGGGGGATATCCGAGCCTCTGCCTATCTCTAACTTTAGTTTCCTTACagtgctctttggtcttcattttcacagctttccttcggATTCACAATCTGACCACTGGTGCGGGAATTCAGCAGGAAAAGCTGACTTTAATAATTCACAGCTAGAAGCCAATTCTTAAGGGCactatctttcatctgtgtaaaccaCAACACGGGGGTTGGATACTCATGCAAGCAGCATTTGGCAGTGCTGACcttttagggggttgaatacttttgcaagctacTGCACTCGAACTAGATCTGGTCTAAGAATCAAGATGGTAGTTAGAGCAGCGAGCCGAAAACCCAATCCTCCCACCATGGACACTCCTTGTGATCAGaggcaggtctctctctctcttgttgccTTACGTTTTGGTGTAGATTGTAAGCTCCTGGGGGCAAGGGcttatggagaaaaaaaaaaactaaaccagTCAGAGCAAGAATTGGAAAGGTGACAGCACAGCCCTGTGCTTCTCCCATCCATTACTGCATACAAAATGCACTGAATCTGGCCAAGAAATAAGGACAGCACAGAAAAAGCAAAACTTCTCTCCTCCCACTCCGTACACAAGTAATGTCACCATCATCCGGCAGGAGCCACTAAGCCCAAAGTAGATTGATTTCTTGTGGCTCACTCCCAAGGCTAGCAATACACTTTGACTCCAACTTGGCTAAtaatgttatggacttttccaaacTTCGCTATGCTTGTCATCATGACCACGCCTTCTGGCAACAACTTGCACAGAGTGGAAAAATACTTTCTACGATCCGCTCTGAATCTACCTTTTTCTATCCTAAAACAAGGGGACCAGCAAACAACCCTCTTAGTTGCTCATTCATAATTATATAAAAGTCTAGCACTGTCTCTTTTCCATCCCCTCGATCAGATTTCTGCTATAACTTTCGTGAGATGGGGATGACAGAATAGTACCCAATACTCAAGGTATGGGCATAGCATGGCTTCgtacagaagcaatatgatattgtctgatttgttctttttttggatcattcctaactttaaaaaccccccaaaatccaGCCACATTAAGCTGAGGAGCTGAAGGTATTGTTCACAGGGGAAGGTCCTGTACCTGGGCGGTGACTCCCAGTACATAGCCTAGCATTCTGCACCTGCcgttgggattatttttcatcACATGCAtctgtccacattacatttcgtCTGCCATTCAGCTGCCCACTCTTCTAGTTTCACCAAGTCCTTTTGTACTTCCTCATTATCCTCTGCTCCATTTAACAGCGttgccttttccagatcatttatgttaAAAGCACAGATCCCAGTACCCATCCCTATGGTACTCCCCTAACAATCTTTCTCCATTGGTAAAACTGACCCTTTAGTCCGACTCTTCCGAGGAGCCTGCGAGACTCAATTCTCTTCTAAATACCCAAGCACGTCGCCTTCATCTACACCTTCACAAAGTCTTCTCTTTGCTAAAAGCAAGCCGATCTCCCCATATGACCGTCTGCCTAATGGTCGGTGGTTTTgcttttaagaatggcttcttgCAGTTTGCCCAGCCCCGGTCTATCCTTCTCCTGGAGCCCTGGCCAGGcttcaggtactgtggctgttttaaatgacagCTCACAGATTCCTAGGAAACAGTTTGCAGTTTCATGGTTAAGTTCTTGAAGCAGAAGCATGAGCTCCTCTAAATATCCACACAGACCAAAACGAAGAGAGCCCCATGCACAAATAACGTTAACTGCGAAGCAGCACCTGTAACACTAAAAATGCTACTTGTACTGAGCTGGCTGTTGGTCTCCTGCACattcctttaaatattttaacGCATCCCCACAATTTAACCTAAACCCAGGAATAGTGTTTGTTGTCTGGAAAAATGTTTGCAGACTTGACCTGTGCCAGTGCAGGGAAAGCCCACCTGCCACACAGCAGCCGGGTGAAGAACCATCCTACAAGCAGCAGCCACCATAAAGCacacagcagggaaaaaaaagtctACAAGGTTTAATTTATAGGTGAAATAAATTATATCTGTAATATGATCAGCTTGTTTGGATGATAAAACAGTGAAAACAGGAGCAGAGGCACACTAGAGGCTGCTTTTATTACCCTGCGAGCAAGGCTCTGCCCACGCCCACAGCTGACCCATCAGTACCACTGCCAATCACTCCTTTGGTCTcttacataaagaaaaaaaaaaaagcattgtacataagggggggggggggtggggggtagacaGAAGAAAGCATTCCTGTCCATTTCTCCTTGAGTCATCACAAAAGTCAGAAGCAGGGCATGGGAATGGTGGCCTCTCCACCTAAGTGTCGCATTTGGCTTCCGTTTCCAACCAAGAAACTGCATTGTGCCGTTGGCCACTGGGTGGACAAATCCAGACATGAGTTTTCTTCTAACGAAGGAAGAAACTGTGCCCTGCTGGCAACACTGCTGATCCCTTGCTGGCCGGagcagtcattaaaaaaaaaaaaaagattgtacaGTAAGAATAGGAACTTCTcgtctttaattaaaaaaaacaaaaaaaaaacaaacaccaaaaaCCGCCAAGTCAGTCGTTCCGTTAGATCCTGCACAAAAGCACCTGCGCGCGGGCCAGTCCAGCTTCTTGTAGGGTAGGGGGGTTTGGCCGCTCTTCAGTGGGGATGCAGGGCAGAACCCGGCGAGGAAAGTTAGCCACAATCTGAAACTTCTCAGGGCTTTCTTTCAGGGAGAATAGGAAGTCGTAGATCACCTGTGGAGAAACAGACAGATCAGGCCTTGTCACCCACACCCGCTCTCCCTCCCAGCTAACCCTGCACAGAATGCCAAAGgcttctcttttcttactcttCCGAGGAGGTGATTAAAGCTGAGCGGCAGAGGATGCACGCTCGATGTTGCTATAATGTAGCAGAGCTGGGGGGATACAGCAGGACAGAAGGCAAATTAAGCTGATTAATATGGCCATGTAACATTTTAGAAAGTTCAGTCTCCTTGTTCGTAAGTTGcatatttataatacatttttagTCATCCTTAGCATTCCATGAGTGCACCGGGGTGCTGCTGTACTGATTGTCATCAGAACTGCACACTGGCACCCCATTACTAATATAATGCAGAAAGTGGACGAGAGGACTCGGGGAAGGGCGGATCACATGGGCAGAAATACTGCAGTCTGGAAAGCTACCTCCTGGGGAAGTCAGGATTAGGCTGTGTATTAGACCTGATTGGCCACCCCTTACCGTTAACGGCTGAGTGAACAGGAAGCATCTCTCCACTCTGGAATCGTTGGGCATCTTGAAGATGATTTTTACGCTGTCGGGATCCTCGgggagaggctctgggggaaggCATTCGGACCTGCgctccttttcctcctgcaggttctgggagtggaaggaaagaagGTGTATGAGCCGGAGAAGCAGCCTGCAATCACCCCTCAGCAGCCACTCCCAGGCCTGCTTACCCGTCGTCTCCTCTCCTCTGCCAGCATCTGCTGCTGGGCTGCCTCCTCTTCTCGCCTCTTCTGCTCCTGCTTCTCTCGCTTCTTTCGGTCCTTTTCCTGATCTGCTCGGAGGGATGCCAGGTACgcctcatcctgctgctgcctgagCACCTGGGTCTGGTTCCGTTCTTCCCTGAACAAAAGCCCAGGAAGAAAATCAGCTGCACGGCCAATAAAGAACTTACTCAGCCGCCAGGATACAAGGAGGGGTCAAATACCTTTCCAGGCGCTCCGACATTAGGTAGGTCTGGTTGGAGTCCATGATGAAGGTCAGCTGGTTTATGAGGTCCTCGGCCTGGATAAGGCCCTCGAGGCGGCCTACAACAGTCATTCTGCGGTCCTTCAGCATGATCATGGCAAGGAAGGGGTAGGTGTTCTCACGCAGAGCCTGGGACACTGCCAGAGAAAGACCAGCGTTAAGGAGCCACCCTATGCCCTCCACTGCTGCAGGCCACTGGAGAGAGGGCGTGACAATGCCTAAGTGCGGTCATCGAGAGGTTACTGGCCTTCATTACAGGCAAGCAGGACGTTCCACTGCTCGCACGGCTGCtctgtaatggagaaattacttacccgataattgtgttttccttagtataggcagatggactcaggacccgtgggttatgtgctcccctgctagcagatggagacagagtcaggtttcaaagctgctGTCACCCTAGATGCTCCCCTGCAgcgacctcagccattcagtagtctcttcaaaagccactgtggccatactattgaaaaacttgattaaaaacggataaccaTAACTGCACTCAACCAAACATTGAacccagcaagattatagatgccctgatctagggactggatgacggcTTACAAGGTTTCAACCTCGGCCGCTAGTTAGTTCTGTTAGcgtgggcttgggtacaggtcaatactgagggcctgcaggtggccctctcgttatgtagcagggCCCAAAGTTCTcattgctctctgactccacctgctggtagggttactcaacccacttttctggagtGATCCctctgatctgggtatgttcaggaatgccTTTTATTTTTGTTGCTTATGATCCCTGGTTTGCCCTTATGTCCTTGTATTTTGGACTTTGGGGATTATTATTTGTGTTTATTACATTGATATGCTCAATTTGCTGTctatttttattaattataacaatataagtttaaaaaagggcatctttgtgagatttgccttggagggtGCGTCTGCTGCCCAATTCCTCAGCCACAGCTGCCTTCTGGTCGTCGTCACCACTGAGGCTGCTCCTCTGGCCGAAGTACAGACTAGATCAGAGCCCACGTCAGCTAAAAAGGCGGTggcaggttccataaccgctctggaattcacttccccgagtcatccacctcctgagagaggaatAAGCATGAATGAGCtcccagggcacaacaagaagcaatctgtaaggtcattgctactgcatcaaaggcctgtttaaggatggactccatccatctatcgtgcgcatcctttaaggccgctctcctccctccactgggatagttgtgcgcttagagacggcacagaccagcgcatccactttagggaaacacaaATGCGCTCTCAGTGtcagatccagtgggtatagagcgtCTAacgctcatccccctttaaacttgcttctggggcgtcccattccaggtcaatcaactcctgggtggcttccagtactggaaagtagcaagaggcttttccgtagggaaatcagaatgggattcttctttgattCCATCagagtctgccccaggaactccaagcatctTCAGGACTGGAAATTCGTCTCTATAGAAAAACCGAAACATGGTCCAATACAGTTCTAAACCCggtgggatttccccatcttccaaggaatctggatcctccTCTTCGTCCGTGCCGTTCGGATCCCTggcagggatacccttggtgaggcgagagatgcctcgaggtctgcggataggactgggagagggagggcttatcGGCTGAGCTTCCATCCAGACAGGGGCAAGCGAGGTCGCAGACTGCACCTGTAcgaaggccttgaaagaattccacaCAAGAGAAGCCGGCCGGGCCCATGCCTagtccaggaggtactggggtaggtgccactGGATTTCCCTCTCCCACGGATGACCCAGTCCTGGGATTACTCAGATCCAGGGTATTTCCAGTTGAGGccgtggctgacccatcctctgaatgggaggagccgggcttagcaaagttCAGGGAGGCAaattctccctgggctt of Rhinatrema bivittatum chromosome 18, aRhiBiv1.1, whole genome shotgun sequence contains these proteins:
- the FAF2 gene encoding FAS-associated factor 2 isoform X1, with product MAAPNEQDLSQEQTEKLLQFQDLTGIESMDQCRRTLEQHNWNIEAAVQDRLNEQEGVPSVFNPPPTRPLQVNTADHRLYSYVVSRPQPRGLLGWGYYLIMLPFRFTYYTLLDIFRFALRFLRPDPRSRVTDPVGDIVSFIQLFEEKYGRIHPVFYQGTYSQALNDAKRELRFLLVYLHGDDHQDSDEFCRNTLCRHEVIHFINSRMLFWACSTNKPEGYRVSQALRENTYPFLAMIMLKDRRMTVVGRLEGLIQAEDLINQLTFIMDSNQTYLMSERLEREERNQTQVLRQQQDEAYLASLRADQEKDRKKREKQEQKRREEEAAQQQMLAEERRRRNLQEEKERRSECLPPEPLPEDPDSVKIIFKMPNDSRVERCFLFTQPLTVIYDFLFSLKESPEKFQIVANFPRRVLPCIPTEERPNPPTLQEAGLARAQQGISSVASRAQFLPSLEENSCLDLSTQWPTAQCSFLVGNGSQMRHLGGEATIPMPCF
- the FAF2 gene encoding FAS-associated factor 2 isoform X2; translated protein: MDQCRRTLEQHNWNIEAAVQDRLNEQEGVPSVFNPPPTRPLQVNTADHRLYSYVVSRPQPRGLLGWGYYLIMLPFRFTYYTLLDIFRFALRFLRPDPRSRVTDPVGDIVSFIQLFEEKYGRIHPVFYQGTYSQALNDAKRELRFLLVYLHGDDHQDSDEFCRNTLCRHEVIHFINSRMLFWACSTNKPEGYRVSQALRENTYPFLAMIMLKDRRMTVVGRLEGLIQAEDLINQLTFIMDSNQTYLMSERLEREERNQTQVLRQQQDEAYLASLRADQEKDRKKREKQEQKRREEEAAQQQMLAEERRRRNLQEEKERRSECLPPEPLPEDPDSVKIIFKMPNDSRVERCFLFTQPLTVIYDFLFSLKESPEKFQIVANFPRRVLPCIPTEERPNPPTLQEAGLARAQQGISSVASRAQFLPSLEENSCLDLSTQWPTAQCSFLVGNGSQMRHLGGEATIPMPCF
- the FAF2 gene encoding FAS-associated factor 2 isoform X3 encodes the protein MAAPNEQDLSQEQTEKLLQFQDLTGIESMDQCRRTLEQHNWNIEAAVQDRLNEQEGVPSVFNPPPTRPLQVNTADHRLYSYVVSRPQPRGLLGWGYYLIMLPFRFTYYTLLDIFRFALRFLRPDPRSRVTDPVGDIVSFIQLFEEKYGRIHPVFYQGTYSQALNDAKRELRFLLVYLHGDDHQDSDEFCRNTLCRHEVIHFINSRMLFWACSTNKPEGYRVSQALRENTYPFLAMIMLKDRRMTVVGRLEGLIQAEDLINQLTFIMDSNQTYLMSERLEREERNQTQVLRQQQDEAYLASLRADQEKDRKKREKQEQKRREEEAAQQQMLAEERRRRNLQEEKERRSECLPPEPLPEDPDSVKIIFKMPNDSRVERCFLFTQPLTVIYDFLFSLKESPEKFQIVANFPRRVLPCIPTEERPNPPTLQEAGLARAQGSAVLPAGHSFFLR